One region of Archocentrus centrarchus isolate MPI-CPG fArcCen1 chromosome 6, fArcCen1, whole genome shotgun sequence genomic DNA includes:
- the otud7a gene encoding OTU domain-containing protein 7A produces MTLDMDAVLSDFVRSTGAEPGLARDLLEGKNWDLSAALNDYEELRQVHTANLPQVFNEGRYYKQPETRDTPTHVSKIDRPCAQKQEDNAQEKRLSRGISHASSAIVSLARLQVASECTSEQFPLEMPIYTFQLPDLSVYSEDFRSFIERDLIEQSTMMALEQAGRLNWWSTMCTSCKKLLPLATTGDGNCLLHAASLGMWGFHDRDLMLRKSLYTMMKSGAERDALKRRWRWQQTQQNKESGLVYTEEEWEREWNELLKLASSEPRTHLSKNGNTSGGVDNSEDPVYESLEEFHVFVLAHVLRRPIVVVADTMLRDSGGEAFAPIPFGGLYLPLEVPPSRCHCSPLVLAYDQAHFSALVSMEQRDQQREQAVIPLTDSEHKLLALHFAVDPGRDWEWGRDDNDNAKLANLILSLEAKLNLLHNYMNVTWIRIPSETRAPLAQPESPTASAGEDVQSLAESMDSDRESVGSNSNVNTGKPSKEKDKDKQRKDKDKSRADSVANKLGSFSKTLGIKLKKNMGGLGGLVHGKMNKSNSGSGRSGENGGEKVKKKESKATKGSKEDSGQSASSTSSEKATSPSPTDGDRPSSSSPTERQDSSGRVSGDKTLENWKYSTDVKLSLNILRAAMQGERKFIFAGLLLTSHRHQFHEEMISYYLTNAQERFSQEQEQKRKEAEKKPAVTNEVAVKKPEHESVFQRERSDSSPPESCSPILPHHTHTYNNSQPLLGLKMQGRNSPTPAAPLASVPAPPLTPPTALHHVSHPAPAPAPYSSPSIGAKRPGPVPVSAHYSHTPPIQRHSVIHLQDVNMQSSIFQDDPYKPVVGTLKTCATYPQQNRTLSSQSYSPARLSGVRTVNTIDSLSYNMPGEHKSHTYTNGFDAGDIQDCLEFADEDNSSHTWLNQDKTKGRSSGSPLYCFQQRRCKRENCSFYGRPETDNYCSYCYREEVKRRERESKMQRPV; encoded by the exons ATGACTCTGGACATGGACGCGGTCCTGTCAGACTTTGTTCGGTCCACTGGGGCAGAACCAGGTCTGGCAAGAGACCTGCTGGAAG GTAAAAACTGGGACCTCAGTGCTGCTCTAAATGATTATGAGGAGCTCAGGCAGGTCCACACTGCCAACCTGCCGCAGGTCTTTAACGAGGGCCGCTATTACAAGCAGCCAGAGACGCGTGACACGCCCACCCATGTCAGCAAGATCGACAGGCCTTGTGCGCAGAAGCAGGAAGACAATGCACAAG AGAAGCGTCTGTCACGTGGAATCTCCCATGCCAGCTCTGCTATCGTCTCCCTGGCTCGGTTGCAGGTGGCTAGTGAGTGTACCAGTGAGCAGTTCCCTCTTGAGATGCCCATTTACACATTCCAGCTGCCAGACCTCAGTGTCTACAGCGAGGACTTTAGGAGCTTCATAGAAAGAGATCTGATAGAGCAATCCACCATGATGGCTCTGGAGCAGGCTG GTCGTCTGAACTGGTGGTCTACGATGTGCACCAGCTGCAAGAAGCTGCTTCCTCTGGCCACCACAGGGGATGGGAACTGCCTTCTGCATGCTGCCTCTTTGG GGATGTGGGGCTTCCATGACAGAGACCTGATGCTGAGGAAATCCCTGTACACCATGATGAAGAGCGGAGCAGAGAGAGATGCTCTGAAGAGGAGATGGAGGTGGCAGCAAACGCAACAGAACAAGGAG TCGGGGCTGGTGTACACTGAAGAGGAGTGGGAAAGAGAATGGAACGAACTCCTGAAGTTGGCCTCCAGTGAGCCTCGAACCCACCTCAGCAAAAACGGGAACACCAGTGGAGG gGTGGATAACTCTGAGGATCCGGTCTATGAGAGTCTGGAGGAGTTCCATGTGTTTGTGCTGGCCCACGTGTTACGCAGGCCAATTGTAGTTGTGGCTGACACAATGCTCAGAGACTCAGGAGGAGAAG CGTTTGCTCCCATCCCATTTGGAGGTCTCTATCTGCCCCTCGAGGTGCCCCCGAGCCGCTGtcactgctccccactggtcctGGCGTACGATCAAGCGCACTTCTCCGCACTGGTGTCCATGGAGCAGAGAGACCAGCAGCGTGAGCAAG CTGTTATCCCTCTGACCGACTCGGAGCACAAGCTGCTGGCACTCCATTTTGCTGTGGACCCTGGCAGGGATTGGGAGTGGGGGAGGGACGACAATGATAATGCTAAGCTAGCCAA TCTCATCTTGTCTCTGGAGGCCAAACTAAACCTGCTGCACAACTACATGAATGTAACATGGATCCGAATTCCATCTGAAACAagg GCTCCCCTGGCTCAGCCAGAGTCTCCCACAGCCTCCGCAGGTGAGGATGTCCAGTCTCTAGCTGAGTCCATGGACTCTGACCGTGAGTCTGTTGGCAGCAACTCTAACGTCAACACTGGCAAGCCCAGCAAGGAGAAAGATAAAGACAAGCAGCGCAAAGATAAAGACAAGAGCCGGGCCGACTCTGTAGCCAACAAACTAGGTAGCTTCAGCAAAACCCTGGgaatcaagctgaagaagaacATGGGAGGCCTGGGTGGCCTTGTGCATGGCAAAATGAACAAATCTAACTCTGGCTCAGGTCGTAGTGGGGAGAACGGAGGGGAAAAGGTAAAGAAAAAGGAGTCTAAGGCAACCAAGGGAAGCAAGGAGGACTCGGGCCAGTCTGCAAGCTCCACTTCTTCTGAGAAGGCCACTAGTCCTTCCCCTACTGATGGAGACAGACCCTCAAGCTCCTCCCCCACTGAGAGACAGGACAGTTCAGGTAGAGTCTCAGGGGACAAGACCCTGGAAAACTGGAAATACAGCACCGATGTCAAGCTCAGCCTCAATATCCTGCGGGCTGCCATGCAGGGGGAGCGTAAGTTCATTTTTGCAGGACTTCTGCTCACCAGCCATCGACACCAGTTCCACGAAGAGATGATCAGCTACTACTTGACAAACGCCCAGGAGCGCTTCAGTCAGGAGCAggagcagaagaggaaggaggccGAAAAGAAGCCCGCTGTCACTAATGAGGTAGCTGTGAAGAAGCCTGAGCATGAGAGTGTCTTCCAGAGGGAGAGATCAGACAGCTCGCCTCCGGAGAGCTGCTCTCCCATCCTgcctcaccacacacacacctacaacaACTCACAGCCCCTGCTGGGTCTCAAGATGCAGGGCAGAAACAGTCCCACTCCTGCGGCCCCTCTTGCCTCTGTCCCGGCCCCTCCTCTCACCCCACCTACAGCCTTGCACCATGTCTCTCACCCGGCCCCAGCCCCTGCGCCTTACTCCTCCCCCAGTATTGGTGCTAAGAGACCTGGGCCTGTTCCTGTGTCTGCCCACTACAGCCATACACCGCCCATCCAAAGGCACAGTGTGATCCACTTACAAGATGTCAACATGCAATCCTCCATCTTCCAAGATGACCCCTACAAGCCTGTGGTAGGCACTCTAAAGACATGCGCCACCTACCCCCAGCAGAACCGCACACTTTCATCCCAGAGTTACAGCCCTGCTCGCCTGTCAGGGGTCCGCACTGTTAACACCATAGATTCGCTGTCCTACAATATGCCTGGCGAACACAAGTCCCACACCTACACCAATGGATTTGATGCGGGAGACATTCAGGACTGCCTTGAGTTTGCTGATGAGGACAACTCATCTCACACCTGGCTCAACCAAGACAAAACCAAAGGGCGGAGCTCTGGAAGCCCTTTGTACTGCTTTCAGCAGCGCCGCTGCAAGAGGGAGAACTGCTCTTTCTATGGCAGgccagagacagacaactactGCTCCTACtgctacagagaggaggtgaaaCGCAGGGAGAGGGAGAGCAAAATGCAGAGGCCTGTATAG